One Epinephelus moara isolate mb chromosome 20, YSFRI_EMoa_1.0, whole genome shotgun sequence genomic window carries:
- the blm gene encoding recQ-like DNA helicase BLM isoform X1 codes for MSILPQNNLKEQLARHSNAAQSKLSLAKPKPGAFSFKKKTSSGTTKVEVPTKVTSSNVLANRNVNVPKNSVMTQSPLTFSNKLERPQKSKINNFFPVSSKGMSDSSTPAGNRAPAGQTPSAVSATKVTTAPTKSDNQFTSGNGGNSTSLDASLGISIDDWDDFDDFETPPAKAKNDSFSSEKSGKSANPVSSFSEEKTQHTEKLNHDASLRTPELSSSFGNKTGLSRSEQSRMDTDELEHGVDKSAVSPGPSSNQDPAEFEIEDSPVRKPRRRRLPSVHLTSVLSDSEEDNDDVVETFKEKTDDKKKWVDPKVIQLNDNSEPEDDLDYIPPSPIHDQISYTTSALETSRSKSAGAESRDSPVQSKGPTTTLPEPSDHHSKDKTNEQLFSIMESICSLVDSIPEHELIGLSCGDELLLKRAQRKRILATGGGGLLKIQQPDSTVISEPRFTEKSLSCDTSSVMSCSTSVPIDFKKPPQIRRSSVISLDYDSDLSDSIINTQPLYSKNSETVSVKNQSSCDSPSALSLTKPSFDFSKKTSTDLDDSDLFFSPKKPVETVVQKKSNTPAAITPAEEMVLDEFYDDYFDIDDFNDSDIPDYYDKPPNSSTVTTTVKEGGPSKSSWDKKPTTPAPTPKPSTVCSPEPTFRNPAHDRFRGYNFPHSQEMMKIFHKRFGLHQFRFNQLEAINATIQTEDTFILMPTGGGKSLCYQLPACVSPGVTVVISPLKSLIVDQVQKLTTLDIPATSLSGNVSESEAGRIYMQLSRKDPIIKLLYVTPEKVSASNKLISALHNLYERGLLARFVIDEAHCVSQWGHDFRPDYKKLHELRHKFPKVPMMALTATATPRVQKDILNQLNMTRPQVFTMSFNRMNLKYAVLPKKPKKVDEDCINWIKKHYPRDSGIVYCLSRNDCDAMAESLQRAQILALSYHAGLSDSDREYVQNKWINQDGCQVICATIAFGMGIDKPDVRYVIHASLPKSVEGYYQESGRAGRDGEISHCILFYSYTDVHRIKRIISMDREGDRHTKATHFNNLHSMVHFCENMMECRRIQLLAYFGEMKFNKSFCKEHPDVSCDNCAKPNQYKMRNVTEDVKKIVRFAQENCEKVGARFGRTSQQNRLTLNMLVDIFIGSKSAKVQTGMFGMGGAYSRHNADRLFKKLVLDNVLVEDLYITNNGQAVSYISAGPKAMNVLSGHMQVEFYETESASSIRKHKAAVAKNVSQREEKVQECLKELTDLCKQLGKAFGIHYYNIFSTATLKKISEKLSSDAEVLLQIDGVTEDKLEKYGAEVIQLLEKYSAWQLPEEEQTVSGGDGWIDTAQGRAYGDLEDDTESSTYFNNKPAQGQKRKKAPFFKYSKKKKAYGNSSGNSKGRGNSSNKSFSSYSYRGGSKAAGRGSRSTAGDTSAGRRPGIMSVPTPQTSQRPFLKPTFSYLG; via the exons ATGTCTATTCTTCCACAAAATAACCTGAAGGAGCAGCTGGCGAGGCACAGCAATGCTGCTCAAAGCAAACTGTCTCTGGCTAAACCCAAACCGGG GGCCTTTTCTTTCAAAAAGAAGACCTCATCGGGTACAACCAAGGTGGAAGTCCCGACCAAGGTAACCAGCTCTAATGTTTTGGCAAACAGGAATGTCAATGTCCCTAAGAACAGTGTGATGACTCAATCTCCtttgacattttcaaacaagcttGAGAGACCTCAAAAATCCAAAATCAACAACTTCTTCCCTGTAAGTTCAAAAGGCATGTCGGACTCAAGCACCCCAGCAGGTAACCGTGCTCCTGCAGGTCAGACTCCTTCAGCAGTGTCTGCTACTAAGGTGACGACAGCTCCGACTAAATCTGACAACCAGTTCACTAGTGGCAATGGAGGCAACTCCACAAGTCTGGATGCATCTCTTGGAATCTCGATAGATGACTGGGatgattttgatgactttgaaACTCCTCCCGCCAAAGCAAAAAATGACTCATTCAGTTCAGAAAAATCTGGGAAGAGTGCCAATCCAGTGTCGTCTTTTAgtgaagaaaaaacacagcacacagagaAACTAAACCATGACGCCTCTCTCAGAACACCAGAGTTAAGCAGCAGTTTTGGAAACAAGACAGGTCTCTCCAGAAGTGAACAGTCTCGCATGGACACAGATGAACTGGAGCATGGTGTCGACAAATCTGCAGTTTCACCAGGACCTAGTTCGAATCAGGACCCAGCAGAGTTTGAAATTGAGGATTCTCCAGTTAGAAAGCCCAGAAGACGACGACTTCCCTCTGTTCATCTGACGTCTGTCCTGAGTGATAGTGAAGAGGACAACGATGATGTGGTGGAGacttttaaagaaaagacaG ACGATAAGAAAAAATGGGTTGACCCAAAGGTCATACAGCTTAATGACAACTCAGAGCCTGAAGATGATCTTGATTACATTCCCCCTTCTCCGATCCATGATCAGATCTCTTATACCACTTCTGCACTGGAGACCAG CAGGTCTAAATCAGCTGGTGCTGAAAGCAGAGACAGTCCTGTGCAATCAAAGGGACCTACAACAACACTACCTGAACCCTCTGATCACCACTCAAAAGATAAAACAA ATGAGCAACTCTTCAGTATCATGGAGTCCATTTGTTCTCTGGTTGATTCCATCCCTGAACATGAACTGATAGGTTTGTCTTGTGGAGATGAGCTGTTGCTGAAGAGGGCTCAAAG GAAGAGGATTCTTGCAACAGGTGGTGGTGGTTTATTGAAGATACAGCAGCCAGACAGCACTGTGATTTCTGAACCCCGCTTTACAGAAAAATCCCTTAGCTGTGATACGTCTAGTGTTATGTCATGCAGCACCTCTGTGCCCATTGACTTCAAGAAGCCTCCTCAGATCAGGAGATCTTCAGTCATCTCTCTGGACTATGACTCTGATCTCTCTGACAGTATTATTAacacacagcctttgtacagtAAGAACAGCGAGACAGTGTCAGTGAAAAATCAGAGTAGCTGCGACTCTCCGTCAGCCCTCAGCCTCACAAAGCCATCTTTTGATTTCTCTAAGAAAACAAGCACAGACCTGGATGATTCagatctcttcttctctcccaaGAAGCCTGTTGAAACTGTTGTTCAGAAGAAATCTAACACCCCAGCAGCCATTACACCTGCAGAAGAGATGGTGTTAGATGAGTTTTATGATGACTACTTTGACATAGATGACTTCAATGACTCCGATATCCCTGATTACTATGACAAGCCCCCAAACTCCAGCACTGTGACTACAACAGTGAAAGAGGGGGGACCAAGCAAGTCTTCCTGGGATAAGAAACCAACAACACCTGCTCCTACACCCAAGCCTTCAACGGTCTGCTCTCCTG AGCCCACCTTCAGAAACCCAGCCCACGATCGCTTCAGAGGGTACAACTTCCCCCACTCACAGGAGATGATGAAGATCTTTCACAAGCGTTTTGGTCTCCATCAGTTCAGATTCAATCAACTTGAAGCAATCAATGCAACAATCCAGACAGAAGACACGTTTATTTTGATGCCCACAG GTGGGGGTAAAAGCTTGTGCTACCAGCTGCCTGCCTGCGTGTCACCAGGGGTCACTGTGGTCATTTCTCCACTCAAATCACTCATTGTAGACCAGGTCCAGAAACTCACAACACTGGAT ATCCCAGCAACAAGCCTGTCTGGTAATGTAAGTGAGAGTGAAGCAGGGAGGATTTATATGCAGCTCTCTAGAAAAGACCCCATCATTAAACTTCTCTATGTCACCCCTGAGAAG GTGAGCGCAAGTAACAAGCTGATCTCCGCCCTGCACAACCTGTACGAGCGAGGCCTTTTGGCCCGCTTTGTCATAGACGAGGCTCATTGTGTCAGTCAG TGGGGTCACGATTTCCGTCCAGACTACAAGAAGTTGCATGAACTTCGTCACAAGTTCCCCAAGGTGCCGATGATGGCCCTGACAGCCACCGCTACCCCGCGTGTTCAGAAAGACATCCTCAACCAGCTGAATATGACTCGGCCACAGGT GTTCACCATGAGCTTCAACAGAATGAACCTGAAGTATGCTGTCCTGCCTAAGAAACCCAAAAAGGTCGATGAGGACTGCATCAATTGGATCAAGAAGCACTATCCAC GCGACTCTGGCATCGTGTACTGCCTGTCCCGTAACGACTGTGATGCCATGGCTGAGAGCCTGCAGAGAGCACAGATATTAGCTCTGTCCTATCACGCAGGCCTgagtgacagtgacagagagtATGTGCAGAACAAGTGGATCAACCAGGACGGCTGCCAG GTCATCTGTGCCACCATAGCCTTTGGCATGGGTATCGACAAGCCTGATGTGCGCTATGTGATCCACGCCAGTCTGCCGAAGTCAGTGGAGGGTTACTACCAGGAGTCCGGGAGAGCTGGCAGAGACGGAGAGATCTCTCACTGTATTCTCTTCTACTCCTACACCGACGTCCACCGCATCAAGAGGATTATCAGCA TGGACAGAGAAGGTGACAGACACACCAAGGCGACTCATTTCAACAACCTCCACAGCATGGTGCACTTCTGTGAGAACATGATGGAGTGCCGAAGGATTCAGCTGCTTGCATACTTCGGGGAGATGAAGTTCAACAAAAGCTTCTGTAAGGAACACCCGGACGTGAGCTGCGACAACTGCGCCAAACCAAAC CAATACAAGATGAGAAATGTCACTGAAGATGTGAAGAAGATCGTGAGGTTTGCCCAGGAGAACTGCGAGAAAGTTGGAGCAAGGTTTGGCAGGACTTCTCAGCAGAACCGACTGACACTGAACATGCTGGTGGACATCTTTATAG GGTCTAAATCTGCCAAGGTACAGACAGGAATGTTTGGGATGGGAGGAGCCTACTCCAGACACAATGCTGACCGTCTCTTCAAAAAGCTGGTGCTGGACAACGTCCTGGTGGAGGATCTCTACATCACCAACAACGGCCAAGCTGTGTCGTATATCTCTGCTGGACCCAAAGCCATGAACGTGCTATCTGGACACATGCAG GTGGAGTTCTATGAGACGGAGAGTGCGTCCAGCATCAGGAAACATAAAGCAGCTGTGGCCAAGAACGTCTcccagagagaggagaaggttCAGGAGTGTCTGAAGGAGCTGACAGATCTGTGCAAGCAGCTGGGGAAAGCTTTTGGCATTCACTATTACAACATCTTCTCCACTGCCACCTTGAAAAAGATATCAG AGAAGCTTTCTTCTGACGCTGAGGTCCTGCTACAAATCGACGGTGTGACAGAAGACAAACTGGAGAAGTACGGAGCTGAAGTCATACAGCTCCTAGAGAAATACTCTGCGTGGCAGCTGCCTG AGGAGGAACAGACAGTCAGTGGTGGAGACGGGTGGATAGACACGGCACAAGGTCGTGCATATGGAGACTTGGAAGATGACACAGAGTCCTCCACGTACTTCAATAATAAGCCTGCACAGGgacagaagagaaagaaagctcCGTTCTTCAAATACTCCAAGAAGAAAAAAGCATACGGCAACTCAAGTGGCAACTCTAAAGG TCGTGGCAACAGCAGCAATAAATCGTTTTCATCGTACAGCTACAGAGGTGGATCAAAAGCTGCAGGTCGGGGGTCCAGGAGCACAGCGGGCGATACATCAGCAGGCAGGAGACCGGGCATCATGAGTGTCCCGACCCCTCAAACCAGCCAGCGACCCTTCTTAAAGCCAACCTTTTCATACTTGGGCTAG